Proteins encoded together in one Quercus lobata isolate SW786 chromosome 3, ValleyOak3.0 Primary Assembly, whole genome shotgun sequence window:
- the LOC115982569 gene encoding MLP-like protein 328, with product MSLKGKVGTEIEIKSPPEKYYNIFKSQAYHVPNAAPNHIQGVDVHEGDWETHGSIKIWKYTAEGESGVFKEKVELDDANRSVTLVGIEGDVMKDYKTFKPIYQVVPKGIGSLAKLSIEYEKLREDVPAPNKYVTLMVNITKDLDAHIMKA from the exons atgtctctgAAGGGTAAGGTGGGGActgaaatagaaataaagtcACCACCTGAGAAGTACTACAACATCTTTAAGAGCCAAGCCTACCATGTTCCCAACGCCGCTCCTAACCATATACAAGGGGTTGACGTGCATGAAGGTGATTGGGAGACCCATGGCTCTATTAAAATCTGGAAATATACAGCAG AGGGGGAATCCGGGGTTTTCAAAGAGAAGGTTGAATTAGATGATGCAAACAGGTCAGTAACTCTTGTTGGAATTGAAGGAGATGTCATGAAGGATTACAAGACCTTTAAGCCCATCTATCAGGTTGTTCCCAAGGGTATTGGTAGCTTGGCCAAATTGAGTATTGAATACGAGAAACTCAGGGAGGATGTGCCAGCTCCAAATAAGTATGTCACTCTG